The nucleotide sequence TCATCTCCACTGGAGGTAACGAATGGAGACATTTGAATGACATCACCGGAAACCTTGTCGTCGGACGAGGCCGAGGTTTCGGTGATGGTTTGGGCCAGGCTGAAGTGGCCCCCGATGAGAGCCATAGAAAGCACCCCCAGCTTGATTCGATTTTTCATAGTGAAGAACTACTGATGAGTTTTCGTTGTAGTAGATAGGCACCGACGGAGGGGTTACTGCGCCGTCGATGGGCGGAGCACAGAAGGGAGCGACGCTCCGGTCAAAGGTCACTGTCTGGTAACATTCCTTGCCCATCGGCGAACATGCTCAGATCGAGCGGGACACCCGCCCGGCATACTCGCTCCAGCTTTCCACCATCGGAGTCCCGGCGGATCCGGTCATCGCCACCAGGGAACGTTCGTCCTTGAAACCGGACCCCGTTACGAGACAAACCACGGGGCGACTTGTATCCAATTCACGATTACGAACAGCCGTAGTCAACCCGGCCAGAGCCACCGCTCCGGCGGGCTCACAAAACACCCCTTCGTCCCGGGCAAGGCGCGACTGGACGGCCCAAACCTCCTCGTCCGAAATCGTCTGCCCACTGCCACCGGAGGCGCGGCAGGCCTTTACCACGTCGTGTCCATCGAGGATGGCCCCGACCTGCAAGCCGCTGATGGCCGTGGTGGACGCCATGGGGGTGGCCTGAGAGTCCCCGCGACGCAGCGCCCCGGCAATCGTGTCATTGCCCTCAGGTTGCACACAATGCACCCGCGCCTCCGCTCGTGACTGCGACAACCCGCGCGCAACGGCGAGGGTCAATCCGCCACCACCGGCAGGACAAAAGACATCAAAGGCGCGACCGTCGAAGGTCGCCGCCAGCTCCCGTCCCAACGATTCCACCCCGGCCATGCCGCGGGGAGAAATGGCGTAGGCACTGACTTCCACTCCCCCGTCCAACTGCCGAGCCAAAGCGCCGAGACCGGTCATGACTTCCAGCGTGACATCCGGGGAAGCCCCAAATCCGCGTATACGCAGCAAATGGGCGCCGTAAGCCCGCATTTGTCTGAGCTTACCCTCGGGCGCGCCCTCCACGATCGCCAGGTGGCAGGGCAAACCGGCCCGCGCACAGTAAGCCGCCAGCGCCGCACCGGTGTTACCACTCGATGTGCCCAAACACAGTCGCTTGCCCTCTCGGGCTAGGTGCGTGACGGCTGCCACCGCGAACCTATCCTTATAGGAACCCGTGGGATTGGCACCTTCGTATTTGAACCAAAGCTCGTTTAAACCCAATTCAGGTCCAATACGGCGGGAACGAATCAACGGAGTGTTGCCCTCTCCCATCGTGAGGGCATCCGAAACGGGGGATGAATTATGCGTCGGCATCAGGTGGAAGAATATTGGGAAATGCGGGGTTCCGATTCACGCGTCACGAATCCGGAGACCATTTGCGTGGACACGGTCTCCCCGGCCGGCACCTCCAGCACGTCTCCGGCCTGCACCAATGCTTCGAACCGCCCCACCGGTGAGGTGCTCGGCTGGAGCGTAATGATATGCCCTTCACCCCACAAAGGATAGTGCGCGATACCACCGGCGGAGTTCCACGACCACGCGTAGGGAAAACGCGTGCAGTCCCACTCCAATGCAAATCCGAGGTTGCGGCCTTCGTTCCAAACACAGCCCCACCCTTCCCGCAGGTCGGTGACTTGCACCGAGTGGTCCCGACCACTGCCCAACGGAGGCACCACTCGGCAGTCGCGCATCACACCGCTTTCCCGTTCCCGCACCCAGGGCCATTCACCGTGGTATCCAGATTGCAATTGCAGGCTCGCCGGATCATCCGCCACGCCCACTCGCACTGTGCGGGCCGGCACCAGCAAGCGGGCCCCTGCCAGCAGGGGTCCACCAAATGTCGGATGCTGCAACCATGCCACGGGAAGCGTGAGCTGCGAACGATTCTCCACGGCCTCGCGCCAATATAGTTTGGGGTCGTCCCGCCGGAGCGTCAGGGTCCGATGGTAAAGCAAGGGCGTCCGCACCGATCGCCCCGTGAGCGAAACCCGCAGTTCCTCCGCGTCCGCTTCGATGGCGGTCACGTCCCACGGCAGACTGCGCAACTCGCCGTGAGTGCCCAGGGGCGCTCCCAGGTAGGAACCGGCAAAAAATCCGTTGGGCAGCGACACATACCAACTGCCGTCCATCACATCATAGAGATCACTCCCGCCGACCATCGGTTGATCCAACGGTCGCAACCGGGGCGGCTGACCGTAGGGGTTGCGCCAAATCACATCCACCGCGCTCGCCCGGTCGACATAGCGGGTGATGGCGCCCCCTTTGTCCGGCCAGATTTCAACTTGAAAGGCCGTATTTTCCAGCACCAGCCGATCGCTGTCGGCGACGCGATGCCAGCGGGCGACTGGTCCGGGTGGATGCCCAGTTACCCTGCATTGTGGTTGTTGGTTCTTCCCGGTGTCCTCGGGTTCAAACCCATTCGATAGATTTTTTGTCATGTCCGTTGCTGCTTCAAAATTCCAGCTCTCCCTCGCCACCCTGCCCACCGGTTTTCACCACCATCGCTTCGAAGCCAACGGGGTCGGATTCAATGCCTGGATCTGGCGCGGTGGCACCGGCCCCGTGCTGCTGCTCAATGGCGGCACCCACGGCGATGAATACGAAGGTCCGACGTTGCTGCGCCAATGGATCGACAACTGGCGCCCCACCCAGCTGCGCGGCACCATCGTCATGATTCCCGTGCTCAACGAAGGCGCGTTTTTCGCCGGGGCACGCTGCCATCCGTTCGACAGCGGGAATCTCGCCCGCGCGTTCCCCGGTGTCCGCGACGGCACGGAAACCTCGCGGCTGGCCCATCTTTTTGAAACCGAGGTGCTCATGCAGGCGACGCACTACGTCGATCTGCACAGCGGCGGCAACGCCTATGAACTGCATCCGTGGGTCGGATACATGACCGGCGGTGGCCGGGTGGAACGGGAGCAACGCACGCTGGCGGCCTGCTTTGATCGTTTTTGGTGCTGGGCCGGTCCCTTCCTGCCGGGTCGCACCCTCAGCTCGGCCCACAAGCGACGCATTCCCGCCATCTACGTCGAGTGCCGGGGAGCCGGCGGCGTGCGTCCGGCCGATCTCGCCGTCCTCGATCGAGGGTTGCACAACCTTCTGCGTCAACTGAACTGCCTCGACGGACCCGTGGGGCCTTTGGAGAAACAACGGTTTCGCAGTTCGCGCGACGCCGAGGAAGCGCACCTTCAGGTCCATCACCCGGCGCCTCACGATGGATTGTTCGCGTGCAACATTCTGCTGGGAGACGCCGTGCGCCAGGGACAGCCGCTCGGGTTGGTCTGGCCCCTCACGCCGGGCGAGCCAGCGGTGATACGAGCGGAACGTCAGGGCACGGTGGTGGCCTGCCGACGGCAACGCTCGGTGCGGCGCGGCGACGCCTTGTTTACCTTGGCTCCGATCTAAGTGCATCGCGGCTTCAACCCATCAAACCGCCATCGACCACCCAGGTCGTGGCGGTGACAAACTTGGCCCGACGCGAACAAAGATAGACGACCACTTCACCAATATCATTGGGTTCCCCCGGCCCCAACGGCGTCTGGCCCACGACGTCGTGAGAGGCGGTTGGGGCGGCCATCGCGTTGCTATCGGCCGTCCGGATATCACCGGGAGCCACCGCCACAACTCGAATGCCGGCGGGGGCCAGCTCCTTGCCCATCGATTGGGCGAGCGAGGAAACCCCCGCTTTGGTGGCGGCGTAAAGCATGGCACCGTGCTGCGGTCGCAACGCGTTGATTGAGGAAATGTGCACAATTACGCCTCCGCCGCTCGCGCTCAGGTGGGGCACCGCCGCCTGGGAACAAAACACCGCGCCGCCGACGTTGACTCGCATCATGCGATCGAAAATCTCGGGCGTGACCTCGGGCAGTCGACTCATCGAGGAAGGGCCGGTGATGGCGGCATTGTTGACCAAGGCATCGATCCCGCCCAGCGCGGCAGCCGCTTCGTCAAGGAAGCGGCGGCACTGCCCGGCATCCCCGACATCCACCGGCAACACCACCACCCGCTCACCGTATCGTGCGATCAGCGGGGCCGCCACCTGGGGATCGGGTTGCCCCACCGCCACCCGAGCCCCGGCCGCGAGAAACGCTTCGGTAATCGCCCGCCCGATGTTGGTGGCTCCGCCGGTGACGACAACGCGCTGAGTCTTCGTATTCATAAAGTGGTTCGTATTACCGCCGGCGACGGCGGCAGGTCGGATTTCGCCGCCAACGTCAGGGCATCCGCCGCCGACCTCTACATGAGGCCGCCGGCCTCACCGATGGACAAAACCGGAAAACTGGTCACATATTTTTCCCAGTTCACCATGGTTCCATTTCTTCCCCGCCTGAACCACTGCTTGTGTCCGGCTTTTCTGACCATGATTAACCGGGACTCACTCCATCGCTCGACCGAATCACTCCGTCGACTTCACCAGCGTCTCGATGTAGTCACGGCACTCCGCGGTCAGGGGAAAGTCCAGAAACGACGTGCTCGAAACAAAAAGTCCGCGACGCACCAGATAGTGCTTGAGACCGGTCAACCAACAGGTGATCGCCGCCCCGCCATAGATGCCCCACAGCCGTTCCCGCATGGCCGCATCCGCCTCGCGAGCGTCGTCCCCGCGTCCCGCCTGCATCAGCTCGGCGATTCGCTGCATTTGCGGGGCAATCGCGATCGCACCGCCAAACATCATGCCCGGATATCCCACCTCCAAGTATTCCAAGCAACGGAACTCATCACCATTAAAGAGCATCAATTCCGGACGCTCCCGCCGCACCGCCAGCGCGACATCCCGACGGGCGGACTCCCCCGAACTGTCCTTCACCAGGCACACGGTGGGCAGGCGGTAGACTTCGGCCAATCGTTCGACCGGGATGGAGAACGGACGCAACAACCCCAAATCATAGATCCCCACCGGCAGTTCGCTGGTTTGCGCGGCCTCAACAAAAAACTCGACGACGCGATCCGGCGTCGCGTTGAGGAAAGTGGCGGGCGACGCCACAATCGCGATGTCCGCTCCGGCGGCGGCCATGCGCCGGACATTGTCGCGCACGCGCGGCACGGAGTTGTCCGAAACCTGGGCCGCCAATTTCAAGCGTCCCTGCGCCGCGGCGGCTGCCGCTTCCACCAAACGGGCTCGCTCACCATCGGTCAACCAAGGGCCTTCGCCACAGGTGCCACCGAGGAAAACCCCGGTTACACCACTCTCAATCGTGGCGCGAATCAAGCGACCGACCGACTCCACATCGACGGTCCGCTCCGGCGTGAGCGGCGTCGGCAAGGCCGACCAAAGCAACAGGGTTTGTCCAAGGTCCATGTAAGCTCAATCAATCCGATTTTCGGTCTCAAACTAGCTGTAAACACTGGTAAACTAATATGATAAGCTCCCCCCGCATTCCCATTGAGATCCCGACGCGTCGCTCCCTTTCCTCCCAAGCCGCCGCCGCCATTCGCAAATCAATCGAGGAGGGCACCTGGGAGGAATTCCTGCCCAGCGAACGTCGACTGTGCACGCTCTTTCAGGTGAGCCGCCCCACCATCCGCACCGCGCTGCACTTGCTGGCCAAGGAGGGCCTCATCGACATTCGCCAAGGACGCCGCAATCGCCTGCTCTCCCGACCCACGTCTTCGGATCGGCCTCGCAATCAATTGGTCGGCCTCATCACGCATACCCCACTTTCCCACATGGGATTGGCCGCGCAACTCAGTATCGGCACCCTGCGGGCCCACCTCGCGGAACAGGGCTTTCTCACCGAAGTGCTGGTCTGTCCCGCCGGCAGCGGACGCGTGCAACAGCGCAAGCTGGAAAGCTTCGTCCACCAAAACCGGGTGTTTTGCTGCGTGGTCATGTCCGTCAGTCGCGACCTGCAGGAATGGCTGGCACGGCACAACATTCCCACCCTCCTGCTCGGGTCCTGTCATCCCGATGTCAGCCTGCCCTCGCTCGACTTCGACTACCGCTCCGTCTGCCGACACGCCGCGGGCGTTTTTCTCAGCAAAGGGCATCGCCGCCTGGCGCTGATCGTCCCCCACACCGGAGTGGCCGGGGACTTGGCCAGCGAAGCCGGCTTTCTTGAGGCGGTCGAGCAGCGGCCCGGCTCCGAGGATATCACCACCCGGGTGG is from Synoicihabitans lomoniglobus and encodes:
- a CDS encoding pyridoxal-phosphate dependent enzyme → MPTHNSSPVSDALTMGEGNTPLIRSRRIGPELGLNELWFKYEGANPTGSYKDRFAVAAVTHLAREGKRLCLGTSSGNTGAALAAYCARAGLPCHLAIVEGAPEGKLRQMRAYGAHLLRIRGFGASPDVTLEVMTGLGALARQLDGGVEVSAYAISPRGMAGVESLGRELAATFDGRAFDVFCPAGGGGLTLAVARGLSQSRAEARVHCVQPEGNDTIAGALRRGDSQATPMASTTAISGLQVGAILDGHDVVKACRASGGSGQTISDEEVWAVQSRLARDEGVFCEPAGAVALAGLTTAVRNRELDTSRPVVCLVTGSGFKDERSLVAMTGSAGTPMVESWSEYAGRVSRSI
- a CDS encoding DUF4432 family protein, yielding MTKNLSNGFEPEDTGKNQQPQCRVTGHPPGPVARWHRVADSDRLVLENTAFQVEIWPDKGGAITRYVDRASAVDVIWRNPYGQPPRLRPLDQPMVGGSDLYDVMDGSWYVSLPNGFFAGSYLGAPLGTHGELRSLPWDVTAIEADAEELRVSLTGRSVRTPLLYHRTLTLRRDDPKLYWREAVENRSQLTLPVAWLQHPTFGGPLLAGARLLVPARTVRVGVADDPASLQLQSGYHGEWPWVRERESGVMRDCRVVPPLGSGRDHSVQVTDLREGWGCVWNEGRNLGFALEWDCTRFPYAWSWNSAGGIAHYPLWGEGHIITLQPSTSPVGRFEALVQAGDVLEVPAGETVSTQMVSGFVTRESEPRISQYSST
- a CDS encoding succinylglutamate desuccinylase/aspartoacylase family protein codes for the protein MSVAASKFQLSLATLPTGFHHHRFEANGVGFNAWIWRGGTGPVLLLNGGTHGDEYEGPTLLRQWIDNWRPTQLRGTIVMIPVLNEGAFFAGARCHPFDSGNLARAFPGVRDGTETSRLAHLFETEVLMQATHYVDLHSGGNAYELHPWVGYMTGGGRVEREQRTLAACFDRFWCWAGPFLPGRTLSSAHKRRIPAIYVECRGAGGVRPADLAVLDRGLHNLLRQLNCLDGPVGPLEKQRFRSSRDAEEAHLQVHHPAPHDGLFACNILLGDAVRQGQPLGLVWPLTPGEPAVIRAERQGTVVACRRQRSVRRGDALFTLAPI
- a CDS encoding SDR family NAD(P)-dependent oxidoreductase, encoding MNTKTQRVVVTGGATNIGRAITEAFLAAGARVAVGQPDPQVAAPLIARYGERVVVLPVDVGDAGQCRRFLDEAAAALGGIDALVNNAAITGPSSMSRLPEVTPEIFDRMMRVNVGGAVFCSQAAVPHLSASGGGVIVHISSINALRPQHGAMLYAATKAGVSSLAQSMGKELAPAGIRVVAVAPGDIRTADSNAMAAPTASHDVVGQTPLGPGEPNDIGEVVVYLCSRRAKFVTATTWVVDGGLMG
- a CDS encoding dihydrodipicolinate synthase family protein, with the translated sequence MDLGQTLLLWSALPTPLTPERTVDVESVGRLIRATIESGVTGVFLGGTCGEGPWLTDGERARLVEAAAAAAQGRLKLAAQVSDNSVPRVRDNVRRMAAAGADIAIVASPATFLNATPDRVVEFFVEAAQTSELPVGIYDLGLLRPFSIPVERLAEVYRLPTVCLVKDSSGESARRDVALAVRRERPELMLFNGDEFRCLEYLEVGYPGMMFGGAIAIAPQMQRIAELMQAGRGDDAREADAAMRERLWGIYGGAAITCWLTGLKHYLVRRGLFVSSTSFLDFPLTAECRDYIETLVKSTE
- a CDS encoding substrate-binding domain-containing protein translates to MISSPRIPIEIPTRRSLSSQAAAAIRKSIEEGTWEEFLPSERRLCTLFQVSRPTIRTALHLLAKEGLIDIRQGRRNRLLSRPTSSDRPRNQLVGLITHTPLSHMGLAAQLSIGTLRAHLAEQGFLTEVLVCPAGSGRVQQRKLESFVHQNRVFCCVVMSVSRDLQEWLARHNIPTLLLGSCHPDVSLPSLDFDYRSVCRHAAGVFLSKGHRRLALIVPHTGVAGDLASEAGFLEAVEQRPGSEDITTRVVRHNGSTKNIITKLDSLFNAKEPPTALLVAKPQYVWVVIIYLLKRGLAVPHDVSLMARDYDRIFETVSPPITHYGFSEATYAERLSRLMLQMVTQGYLSSEPILIFPKFFPGNTVRKLP